In one window of uncultured Draconibacterium sp. DNA:
- a CDS encoding sulfatase: MSNKIIFLLLITITLFSCGPKKQEVSKPNVLFILVDDYGYTDCSVMGSKYYETPNIDRIANEGMLFTDGYAACQVCSPSRASILSGKFPARHGITDWIGAKTGEEWSNTGRATKLLPPEYVHHLQHSYTTLPEAMKEAGYTTFFAGKWHLGEKGSWPEDHGFDINKGGWDVGSPIGGYYAPWENPNLPSGANGENLTMRLAKETVDFIQNHKDTAFFAYLSFYAVHGPIQTTQEKWAKYRDKAEEIGIAEAGFEMGHFLPIRQYQDNPVYAGLVESTDDAVGYVLDALDNLGLADNTIICFTGDNGGVAAGDAFATSNKPLRGGKGYQFEGGIREPFLIKVPELGNGQKCNTPVTGTDFYPTILELCGADLKPEEHKDGVSLVPLLEGKSITERPLIWHYPHYGNQGGEPSSIIRLGDWKLIHYYEDGHEELYNLKNDLSETTDLAAENSEKVEALSKQLFDMLEEMGARFPTQDPTWTAEREKAHLQNIIDKRWPALEKERLWMLSEDFDPGNDWWGSKITID, translated from the coding sequence CTACACCGATTGCAGTGTAATGGGCAGTAAGTATTACGAAACACCCAACATCGATCGGATTGCTAACGAAGGGATGCTGTTTACCGACGGCTATGCAGCTTGCCAGGTTTGCAGCCCTTCGCGGGCCAGTATTTTGAGCGGGAAATTTCCGGCGCGGCATGGTATTACCGACTGGATTGGTGCAAAAACAGGAGAAGAATGGAGTAATACAGGCCGGGCCACAAAACTGCTCCCGCCGGAGTATGTTCATCATCTTCAGCACAGTTACACCACACTGCCCGAAGCAATGAAGGAAGCAGGCTATACCACTTTTTTTGCCGGCAAATGGCATTTGGGCGAAAAAGGGTCGTGGCCCGAAGATCATGGTTTTGACATCAATAAAGGCGGCTGGGATGTTGGTAGTCCCATTGGTGGCTATTACGCTCCCTGGGAAAACCCGAATCTTCCGAGTGGCGCCAATGGGGAGAACCTGACCATGCGTTTGGCAAAAGAAACTGTTGATTTTATACAAAACCACAAAGACACTGCCTTTTTTGCTTACCTGTCGTTTTATGCGGTGCACGGTCCCATCCAAACAACACAGGAAAAATGGGCAAAATACCGCGATAAAGCTGAAGAAATAGGAATAGCAGAAGCAGGATTTGAAATGGGCCATTTTCTGCCCATCCGCCAATACCAGGACAACCCGGTTTATGCCGGACTGGTGGAAAGCACCGACGATGCAGTTGGTTATGTGCTGGATGCCCTGGACAATTTGGGCCTGGCAGATAATACCATAATCTGCTTTACCGGCGATAATGGCGGAGTGGCAGCCGGTGATGCTTTTGCCACTTCGAATAAACCGCTGCGTGGCGGTAAAGGTTATCAGTTTGAAGGTGGAATTCGCGAACCATTCTTAATAAAAGTTCCTGAACTGGGGAACGGGCAGAAATGCAACACTCCTGTTACGGGGACCGATTTCTACCCAACAATTCTGGAACTTTGCGGCGCTGATTTAAAACCGGAAGAACACAAAGATGGAGTGAGTCTTGTTCCGCTTTTAGAAGGTAAATCAATTACTGAAAGGCCTCTTATCTGGCATTATCCGCATTACGGGAACCAGGGTGGCGAACCATCATCAATTATTCGTTTGGGCGACTGGAAACTCATTCATTATTACGAAGACGGCCATGAGGAACTGTACAATTTGAAAAATGATTTAAGCGAAACGACGGATCTTGCTGCTGAGAATTCTGAAAAGGTGGAGGCATTGAGTAAGCAACTTTTTGACATGCTGGAAGAAATGGGTGCTCGTTTTCCAACACAAGACCCAACATGGACAGCAGAGCGTGAAAAAGCACATCTGCAAAATATTATTGACAAAAGATGGCCGGCACTGGAAAAAGAACGGCTTTGGATGCTCTCAGAAGATTTTGATCCGGGGAACGACTGGTGGGGAAGTAAAATCACTATTGACTAA
- a CDS encoding TIM barrel protein: MERRNFIRNAAAGTLAFSSISGIAGASVSDSKVSNSAKFKLKYAPGLGTFREHVGEDPIENLKFIADQGFTAFFDNGLMWKPSEMQEKIGNEAARLGLDIGPFIVYADHGAKYGVTDDPEVTKMLVDKTEEALNVQKRTGAKTGLITFGIYDEKMDWDYQTINVINHMRACCDVAGTSGLDLVMEPLNHQVDHPKLFLTKMAQAKMICVAVDHPSCKIVDDLYHQQITEGNLIMNMDICWDYIGAFHCGDNPGRKEPGTGEINFVKIFKHMYDKGYNGTICAEHGKSIPGKEGEIAFIEAYRKADSFEV; encoded by the coding sequence ATGGAGAGAAGAAATTTTATTCGTAACGCAGCTGCGGGCACACTGGCTTTCAGCAGTATCTCAGGCATTGCAGGAGCTTCAGTTTCCGATTCAAAAGTGTCAAATTCAGCTAAGTTTAAGTTGAAATATGCGCCAGGACTTGGAACCTTCCGCGAGCATGTTGGAGAAGATCCGATTGAAAACCTCAAGTTTATTGCCGATCAGGGCTTTACAGCTTTTTTTGACAATGGCCTGATGTGGAAACCATCTGAAATGCAGGAAAAAATTGGTAACGAAGCAGCGCGTCTTGGACTCGATATTGGCCCGTTTATCGTTTATGCCGATCATGGTGCCAAATACGGTGTTACCGACGATCCTGAAGTAACTAAAATGTTGGTAGATAAAACCGAAGAAGCACTTAATGTACAAAAAAGAACAGGTGCAAAAACAGGATTGATAACATTCGGTATATATGACGAAAAAATGGATTGGGATTATCAAACCATTAATGTAATCAATCATATGCGCGCTTGTTGTGATGTTGCCGGAACAAGCGGGCTGGATTTAGTTATGGAACCACTAAACCATCAGGTTGACCATCCAAAATTATTCCTTACAAAAATGGCGCAGGCAAAAATGATTTGCGTTGCCGTTGATCATCCAAGCTGTAAAATTGTTGACGATCTCTATCATCAGCAAATTACCGAGGGCAACCTCATTATGAATATGGATATCTGCTGGGATTATATTGGCGCGTTTCATTGTGGCGACAACCCAGGACGTAAAGAACCCGGAACCGGAGAGATTAACTTCGTCAAAATTTTCAAACATATGTACGACAAAGGCTACAACGGAACAATTTGTGCCGAACATGGTAAAAGTATTCCCGGAAAAGAAGGCGAAATAGCTTTTATTGAAGCGTACCGGAAAGCCGACTCTTTTGAAGTTTAG
- a CDS encoding helix-turn-helix domain-containing protein gives MPGIFFGLSTLILTLILTPEERIFYVEHILVESNLKEINLNTLAGLRGWNFLLSRITLILQTIIYLILLIRISNKHEKVINNYFSNTEGKKINWIKNLGFIAFAVSLAAIIFALLGRSYFIHHNLSLLIPSVFFTTLFFLVGYKGNTQREIFERLYEQEENNANEEIQDSFENDLKTRLLRLFEHDKIYQVNNLRISTVCESLLTNRTYISRLINDEFEMNFNEFVNKYRVEEAKRLLLSRENNKFTMEYIAQQAGFGSVASFSRAFKEIEGTTPGKYREKQNNLVD, from the coding sequence TTGCCAGGCATTTTTTTTGGATTATCTACTTTAATTTTAACACTAATACTTACGCCCGAAGAACGTATTTTTTATGTCGAACATATTCTTGTAGAATCAAACCTGAAAGAAATAAATCTTAATACTCTGGCCGGACTTAGAGGTTGGAATTTTCTGTTAAGCCGCATAACACTTATTCTTCAAACAATAATATACCTGATTCTGCTTATTCGCATTTCAAATAAACACGAAAAAGTAATTAACAACTACTTTTCGAATACGGAAGGGAAGAAGATTAATTGGATAAAAAATTTAGGATTTATTGCTTTTGCCGTTTCACTGGCGGCCATAATTTTTGCATTACTGGGAAGGAGTTATTTTATACACCATAACCTTTCGCTTCTTATTCCTTCCGTTTTTTTTACCACACTATTTTTTCTGGTCGGCTACAAAGGAAATACGCAGCGAGAGATCTTTGAACGGCTTTACGAACAAGAGGAAAACAATGCAAATGAGGAAATTCAGGATTCATTTGAAAATGATTTAAAAACACGCCTATTAAGACTATTCGAACACGACAAAATTTACCAGGTTAACAACCTGAGGATAAGCACTGTTTGCGAATCGCTGCTTACCAACCGCACCTACATTTCGAGATTGATTAACGACGAATTTGAAATGAATTTTAACGAGTTCGTAAATAAGTACCGGGTTGAAGAAGCAAAACGACTGTTACTTTCCCGTGAAAACAACAAATTCACGATGGAATATATTGCCCAGCAAGCCGGTTTTGGTTCAGTTGCATCATTTTCGCGAGCGTTTAAAGAAATAGAAGGAACAACTCCGGGTAAGTATCGCGAAAAACAAAATAATTTGGTTGATTGA
- a CDS encoding ATP-binding protein: protein MAENTIISFESLKKMINLVSKPMAIVDDKTMVRAYNQDFALYFRLAKNVSKSFSLKEIISDGVEINELIENQRLKTLRESEFKQEIKINNIDEYSITFKITPVEEDCTEFFLFEIINIYERDHKQISQKLFFFNKLMNEIPLNIYFKDKKSRFILISKPMMKYFGLNSMSEAIGKTDFDFFSPEHAKNAFEDEQKIMQTGEAKTLEEKEVWEDGKVSYVKTTKYPLFDANKQIIGTFGISQDITKLIEYERQLTEAHDDLNKKNEYLKNTLDTLKKTQARLVQSEKMGALGQLVAGIAHEINTPIGAITASALNMKDSIANLKNDIEKVVMKFSKEDLELYMHLLANSDKSTDYLSSKEKRAKKRMFTTQLENKHPEYALKLADILVYMNWDKITPEMEENKNLYTVCKAARNFISLPKNVGNILLASDKTGKVVYALKNYVHKKADGQKVPVNIEESIETVLTLNTNKIKKGVNVIRKYNAEPIIVAYGDQLGQVWNNLISNAVHAMNEKGNLTIAIDNVNGNRISVTITDEGCGIPKEHHKRIFEPFYTTKNVGEGTGMGLDIVKKIVDKHGGTINYATQVGTGTSFIVELPVNSN from the coding sequence ATGGCAGAAAACACAATTATCTCATTTGAGAGCCTTAAAAAAATGATTAACCTGGTAAGCAAACCAATGGCTATTGTTGACGATAAAACAATGGTTAGAGCGTATAACCAGGATTTTGCACTTTATTTTCGCCTGGCCAAAAATGTATCCAAAAGTTTCAGCCTTAAGGAAATTATTTCGGATGGCGTTGAAATAAATGAACTGATAGAAAATCAGAGATTAAAGACCTTGAGGGAAAGTGAGTTTAAGCAAGAAATAAAAATTAATAACATCGATGAATATTCGATAACGTTTAAAATTACGCCTGTTGAAGAAGATTGTACCGAATTTTTTCTTTTTGAAATCATCAATATCTACGAAAGAGATCACAAGCAAATCAGTCAGAAGTTGTTTTTCTTCAATAAACTAATGAATGAGATACCACTCAATATCTACTTCAAAGATAAAAAGAGTCGCTTTATACTGATTAGTAAGCCCATGATGAAATATTTTGGATTAAACAGTATGTCGGAAGCAATTGGGAAGACTGATTTTGATTTTTTTAGTCCTGAACATGCAAAAAATGCCTTTGAAGATGAACAGAAGATTATGCAAACCGGTGAGGCAAAAACTTTGGAGGAAAAAGAAGTTTGGGAAGATGGTAAAGTAAGCTATGTGAAAACAACCAAGTATCCGCTATTTGATGCAAACAAGCAAATAATTGGGACGTTTGGTATATCGCAGGATATTACCAAATTGATAGAATACGAGCGGCAACTTACCGAAGCTCACGACGATCTGAATAAGAAAAATGAGTACCTTAAAAATACCCTCGATACACTCAAGAAAACCCAGGCGCGACTGGTTCAGTCGGAAAAAATGGGAGCCTTAGGACAATTGGTGGCCGGCATTGCTCACGAAATTAATACTCCAATTGGTGCAATTACTGCTTCGGCATTAAATATGAAAGATTCAATTGCAAACCTGAAGAACGACATTGAAAAGGTTGTAATGAAGTTCTCGAAAGAGGACTTAGAACTGTATATGCACTTACTGGCTAACTCTGATAAAAGCACCGATTATCTTTCGTCAAAAGAAAAAAGAGCAAAGAAACGAATGTTTACTACGCAACTGGAAAATAAGCACCCAGAATACGCATTGAAGTTAGCCGACATATTGGTGTATATGAATTGGGATAAGATTACTCCTGAAATGGAGGAAAACAAGAACCTGTATACCGTTTGTAAGGCAGCAAGAAATTTTATTTCGCTTCCCAAAAATGTGGGAAATATTTTATTAGCATCCGACAAAACGGGCAAAGTGGTTTATGCCCTTAAAAACTATGTACATAAAAAGGCCGATGGGCAAAAAGTTCCTGTTAACATTGAAGAAAGCATTGAAACAGTACTTACCTTAAACACCAATAAAATAAAAAAGGGAGTTAATGTGATTCGGAAATACAATGCCGAGCCAATAATTGTTGCCTATGGTGATCAGTTGGGGCAGGTTTGGAACAATCTGATTTCAAATGCAGTACATGCCATGAATGAGAAAGGTAACCTGACCATAGCCATTGATAATGTTAATGGTAATCGTATTTCAGTAACCATTACAGACGAGGGTTGTGGTATTCCCAAGGAGCATCATAAAAGGATTTTTGAGCCATTTTATACCACCAAAAACGTAGGAGAAGGAACCGGTATGGGACTGGATATTGTTAAAAAAATTGTCGATAAGCATGGTGGAACAATAAACTATGCCACTCAGGTAGGTACGGGTACCTCTTTTATTGTTGAGCTTCCTGTTAATTCGAACTAA
- a CDS encoding ABC transporter permease: MIPKVVFRNLLKHPFLNLVKIVGLGLALVGIIFIALFLKNELTYDSYYQKSARTYRYTITDPDFFSGRHFARIINPGYIHEMSDALPEVEEFVRLRPVRGGLMKYDQRYYKVEQAFECDSTFFNVFDAKMLIGNKETVLENLASMVVSQRFAQKVFGNKNPVGEVLTLPSGQYYGEDQDFTIAGVMEDFPANSHFHPDFVATPLVDQFTYGWAWTYLVLNENASVKNVKDGVSDYLKNNREANLKEMDTEVHLQKISDIHLNSHKLREIEENSNIRNVYVLAIAAFILLLISISNYANLNIGMAGFSAKYLFINKLLGSSKSTVVKYFLFEGICILGATLLFAILLSVPVAIGIIRFYQLNLVAGNSTTIILLVLAFSLLTLVFGMLPVLKSVFSSIRLGGNRGSAVAVHRNGVSRILIVFQYAFSIALIITVIVISRQTNYALKNSMGVQQDNVICFESVHASIQQKFGVLKEELLQYNSIESVSAMMEPPGGEANDMFPFEMEGYESEDPEQNSDGIGVFPCDYSFASIFNLQFLAGTNFSENNKDNEGSGEYIINKAALKRLHYSNPEDIVGKEFKLIFSSPGSGITIPKGKIIGVVEDFHLSSLRKQVEPLVLFKRDKLWLLNFVVSFKPGMKNEALADMRKVWNDLFPEYSFQYEHVDAMYKRVYKAELLQARLLSVFTLIAWFICSMGLFGLALIITQNRTKEIGVRKVNGARVSEILTLLNKDYIKWVALAFVIACPAAWFAMDKWLGNFAYKTSLSWWIFVLAGVLALGIALFTVSFQSYRAASRNPVEALRYE; encoded by the coding sequence ATGATTCCAAAAGTCGTATTTCGAAACTTGCTTAAGCATCCCTTTTTAAACCTGGTAAAAATAGTCGGGCTTGGTCTGGCCTTAGTCGGGATAATATTTATTGCACTGTTTCTGAAAAATGAGCTGACCTACGATTCGTATTATCAGAAATCAGCTCGCACTTATCGTTACACGATTACAGATCCCGACTTTTTTAGCGGAAGGCATTTTGCCCGTATTATCAATCCGGGGTATATTCATGAAATGAGCGATGCGCTGCCTGAGGTGGAGGAATTTGTTCGCTTACGTCCGGTGCGTGGCGGTTTAATGAAATACGATCAGCGGTACTACAAAGTGGAGCAGGCTTTTGAATGCGACAGTACCTTTTTCAATGTTTTTGATGCGAAAATGTTGATTGGTAATAAAGAAACCGTGCTTGAAAATCTGGCATCGATGGTAGTTTCTCAACGTTTTGCTCAAAAGGTTTTTGGGAATAAAAATCCGGTGGGCGAGGTGCTTACCTTGCCATCCGGGCAGTATTACGGCGAAGACCAGGATTTTACCATTGCAGGAGTAATGGAAGATTTTCCGGCAAACAGTCATTTTCATCCCGATTTTGTTGCTACTCCTCTGGTTGATCAGTTTACATACGGCTGGGCCTGGACTTATCTGGTTTTAAACGAAAACGCTTCGGTTAAGAATGTTAAGGATGGAGTATCCGATTACCTTAAAAACAATCGCGAAGCTAACCTGAAAGAAATGGATACCGAGGTACATCTGCAAAAGATTTCCGACATTCATTTAAACTCCCATAAACTCCGCGAGATAGAGGAAAACAGCAACATCCGAAACGTTTATGTGCTGGCTATCGCGGCTTTTATTTTACTGCTTATTTCAATTAGTAATTACGCCAACCTGAATATTGGCATGGCCGGGTTCAGTGCAAAATACCTGTTTATAAATAAACTGCTTGGCTCGTCAAAAAGTACAGTGGTGAAGTACTTTTTATTCGAGGGGATTTGTATTCTTGGGGCAACTTTGTTGTTTGCTATTTTGCTGTCGGTGCCGGTTGCTATCGGAATCATTCGTTTTTATCAACTAAATTTGGTGGCCGGTAATTCCACAACAATTATTCTGTTGGTTCTGGCATTCAGTTTATTAACGCTGGTATTTGGTATGCTTCCTGTTCTGAAATCGGTTTTTTCGTCTATTCGGTTGGGGGGAAACAGAGGATCTGCCGTGGCGGTACATCGAAATGGTGTCAGCCGTATTCTCATTGTCTTTCAATATGCTTTCTCCATTGCTTTAATCATTACCGTAATTGTTATATCGCGGCAAACCAACTACGCGCTAAAAAACAGTATGGGCGTTCAGCAAGACAATGTGATTTGTTTTGAATCGGTTCATGCCAGCATTCAGCAAAAGTTTGGTGTGCTAAAAGAGGAATTGCTGCAATACAACAGCATCGAGTCAGTTTCTGCCATGATGGAACCTCCGGGCGGTGAGGCAAACGATATGTTTCCGTTTGAAATGGAAGGTTACGAATCGGAAGATCCCGAACAGAATTCTGATGGCATTGGTGTTTTTCCCTGCGATTATTCATTTGCATCAATATTCAACCTGCAGTTTTTGGCCGGAACCAACTTCTCGGAAAACAATAAAGACAATGAAGGCTCGGGCGAATACATCATCAATAAAGCGGCTTTGAAACGCCTGCATTATTCGAATCCGGAGGATATAGTTGGCAAAGAATTTAAGCTTATTTTTTCATCTCCGGGATCGGGAATTACCATTCCAAAAGGGAAAATTATTGGCGTGGTTGAAGACTTTCATCTATCAAGTTTACGGAAGCAGGTAGAGCCGCTGGTACTTTTTAAACGCGATAAATTGTGGCTTTTAAACTTTGTGGTTTCGTTTAAACCCGGAATGAAAAACGAAGCACTGGCCGATATGAGAAAGGTGTGGAATGATCTGTTTCCCGAATATTCGTTTCAGTACGAGCACGTTGATGCCATGTATAAAAGGGTTTACAAAGCCGAGTTACTGCAGGCGCGTTTGCTTTCGGTTTTCACGCTTATTGCCTGGTTTATTTGCTCCATGGGATTGTTTGGCCTGGCGCTGATTATTACGCAAAACCGAACCAAAGAAATTGGTGTGCGAAAAGTAAATGGTGCGCGCGTTTCCGAGATATTGACGCTGCTAAACAAAGATTATATCAAATGGGTAGCACTGGCCTTTGTTATTGCCTGTCCGGCGGCATGGTTTGCCATGGATAAATGGCTCGGGAATTTTGCCTATAAAACATCACTCAGTTGGTGGATTTTTGTTTTGGCCGGAGTGTTGGCATTGGGAATCGCATTGTTTACAGTAAGTTTTCAATCGTATAGGGCAGCCAGTCGAAATCCGGTTGAGGCACTCAGATATGAATAA
- a CDS encoding ABC transporter ATP-binding protein, which translates to MIQLKNIDKYYDAKFQRTFVLKGVNLDIKQGEFVSIMGPSGAGKSTLLNIIGFLDEPNEGEYLFLDQPANKLKEKQKVQYHRSHIGFIFQAFHLIEEMNVYENIETPLVYRGVKGKERKAMVADMLDRFSIVAKKDLFPSQLSGGQQQLVAIARAIVGSPKLLLADEPTGNLHSEQGQMIMELLKKLNDEGMTIIQVTHSEENAKYGNRIVRLKDGYLKEDK; encoded by the coding sequence ATGATACAACTAAAAAACATCGACAAATACTACGACGCAAAGTTTCAACGCACATTTGTGCTAAAAGGAGTAAACCTTGATATTAAACAAGGCGAATTTGTTTCAATAATGGGGCCCAGTGGAGCCGGTAAATCAACATTGCTGAATATTATTGGTTTTCTGGATGAACCAAACGAAGGTGAGTATTTATTCCTCGATCAGCCAGCCAATAAGTTAAAGGAAAAGCAAAAAGTACAATATCACCGCAGTCATATCGGGTTTATCTTTCAGGCTTTTCACCTGATTGAGGAAATGAATGTATACGAAAACATTGAAACGCCTCTGGTATATCGCGGCGTGAAAGGAAAAGAGCGCAAAGCAATGGTTGCCGACATGCTCGACCGATTTAGTATTGTGGCCAAAAAGGATCTGTTCCCAAGTCAGTTATCGGGAGGTCAACAACAACTGGTCGCTATTGCACGAGCCATTGTTGGTAGTCCGAAACTTCTGTTGGCCGACGAACCTACCGGGAACCTGCACAGCGAGCAAGGCCAAATGATTATGGAACTCCTGAAAAAACTGAACGATGAGGGAATGACGATTATCCAAGTGACGCACTCTGAAGAAAATGCAAAATACGGAAACCGTATTGTTCGTTTAAAAGATGGTTATTTGAAAGAGGACAAATAA
- a CDS encoding GxxExxY protein has translation MKKIDDDLTYKIIGCAMKVHNTLGNGFQEVIYQRCLAIELDNAGIAFKREQEMPIYYEGFEVGKRRADFIIEDKVMVELKAIIDLEDVHLAQGLNYLTAYNLETGLLINFGSISLQTKRLYKKH, from the coding sequence ATGAAAAAGATAGATGATGACTTGACATATAAAATTATTGGTTGCGCTATGAAGGTTCACAATACTTTAGGAAATGGATTTCAGGAAGTAATTTATCAAAGGTGTTTGGCAATTGAGTTAGATAACGCAGGAATTGCTTTTAAGCGAGAACAAGAAATGCCCATTTATTATGAAGGTTTCGAGGTTGGTAAACGCCGAGCAGATTTTATAATTGAAGATAAAGTTATGGTTGAATTAAAAGCAATAATAGACCTCGAGGATGTTCATCTTGCTCAGGGTTTAAATTATTTAACGGCCTACAATTTAGAAACTGGTTTGTTAATTAATTTTGGATCCATCAGCCTGCAAACCAAACGACTGTACAAAAAACATTAA
- a CDS encoding ABC transporter permease — MFRNYLKVALRSLLKNRLFTFINITGLVIGMVVALLIFNYVSFERSYDSMHENADRIYRVESKFYEGETLTDDWATASFGYASAMKENIPGIQDYVRIAINSTEQMVSYEEEKSRENTVVVTEPSFFSIFSFSLIDGDASTALSSPNKVVISQLAAHKFFKNENPLGKILKFRTLNQAYECEVSGVLEDIPANSHFNFDYFVSWDTQPDWIKNFWYLHETYSYVQLEPGISPASIEKAFPEMAEKFKTEDALKNKTWAIELQPLAEIHLTPQKQYEREAKGNAKAVKALILIALAILLIAWINYINLTTSRSLERAREVGVRKVSGAQKKQLIIQFLIESTLLNVVALAISIGLFLLLIPSFNSFIGKNIGFSILYMPRFWVLITLFLVTGIILSGLYPSLVLSKVKPAVILKGKYLNSQRAGMVRKGLVVFQFVASLVLICGTLVVYAQLKYMQNQPLGINIDRTLIVKFPAQTPNLMEKVLSFKRQLKDLPDVKNVTISNAVPGMEVAFFASNRLYEDAAKQNRLYEMQTVDYDFIDTYEMNILEGRGFDKTFTNDIKKVILNEETVNQLGFANNADAIDEKILIEGESEPYQVIGVVENYHQQSLNKAYTPIMMIMYNSIGWLSPKYLSVKISGADVASASEKVTGIWNQFFPDSTFDYFFSDQFYEAQYSLDRKFATIFGLFALMAIFIACLGLWALALFAGLIRKKEMGVRKALGASTPSLFYNLSSEFIYLTLYSAILGIPLAFFIMNEWLKSYAFRTEMNWWFFALPIVVLVLIASLTISYQTLKTAHSSAVESLKYE; from the coding sequence ATGTTTAGAAATTACCTGAAAGTAGCACTTCGTAGCTTGTTGAAAAACAGGCTTTTCACTTTTATTAATATCACTGGTTTGGTAATTGGCATGGTAGTGGCCCTGCTCATTTTTAACTATGTGAGTTTCGAGCGCAGCTACGACTCGATGCATGAAAATGCGGATCGTATCTATCGTGTGGAAAGTAAATTCTACGAAGGCGAAACACTCACCGACGACTGGGCAACGGCATCGTTTGGTTATGCCAGTGCCATGAAAGAAAACATTCCCGGCATTCAGGATTATGTGCGAATTGCCATTAACAGCACCGAACAAATGGTAAGTTATGAGGAAGAGAAATCGCGCGAGAATACCGTTGTTGTTACCGAGCCTTCTTTCTTTTCCATTTTCTCGTTTTCGTTGATTGATGGCGATGCGTCAACAGCATTAAGCAGTCCGAATAAGGTAGTTATTTCGCAACTGGCAGCCCACAAGTTTTTCAAGAATGAAAATCCGCTGGGTAAAATTTTAAAATTCAGAACACTGAACCAGGCTTATGAATGTGAAGTAAGCGGTGTACTGGAAGATATACCGGCTAACAGCCATTTTAATTTCGATTATTTTGTGTCGTGGGATACACAACCCGACTGGATTAAGAATTTCTGGTACCTGCACGAAACCTACTCGTATGTGCAGCTGGAACCCGGTATTTCGCCCGCAAGCATTGAAAAAGCTTTTCCGGAAATGGCAGAAAAGTTCAAAACCGAAGATGCGTTAAAAAATAAAACCTGGGCCATTGAATTACAACCGTTGGCTGAGATCCATCTGACACCGCAAAAACAATACGAACGCGAGGCCAAAGGAAATGCAAAGGCCGTAAAAGCCCTCATTCTAATTGCGCTGGCAATTCTTCTCATCGCCTGGATCAACTATATCAATCTTACTACCTCCCGATCGCTGGAGCGTGCCCGGGAAGTGGGAGTGAGGAAGGTGTCGGGGGCACAGAAAAAGCAATTGATCATTCAGTTTTTAATCGAATCAACCCTGTTAAATGTTGTTGCTCTGGCTATTTCAATTGGTTTGTTTCTGCTGCTCATCCCATCGTTTAATTCGTTTATAGGTAAAAATATTGGCTTTTCAATTTTATACATGCCGCGCTTTTGGGTGTTAATCACATTATTTCTTGTAACGGGCATAATACTTTCCGGACTGTATCCGTCGCTTGTGCTGTCGAAGGTAAAACCGGCGGTTATTCTGAAAGGAAAATACCTAAACTCGCAACGTGCTGGCATGGTGAGAAAAGGTTTGGTGGTTTTTCAGTTTGTGGCGTCGCTGGTTTTAATTTGCGGAACCCTGGTTGTTTATGCGCAGCTAAAATACATGCAGAATCAACCGCTGGGTATAAACATCGATAGAACATTAATCGTGAAATTTCCGGCACAAACTCCCAACTTAATGGAGAAAGTACTGAGTTTTAAACGTCAGTTAAAAGATTTGCCCGATGTAAAAAATGTGACTATTTCAAACGCGGTTCCGGGAATGGAAGTGGCTTTTTTTGCGTCCAATCGTTTGTATGAAGATGCCGCGAAACAAAACCGATTGTACGAAATGCAAACGGTTGACTACGACTTTATTGACACTTACGAAATGAATATTCTGGAAGGAAGAGGTTTTGACAAAACATTTACCAACGATATAAAAAAGGTTATTCTGAACGAAGAAACGGTAAATCAGCTGGGTTTTGCAAATAACGCAGATGCCATTGATGAGAAGATTTTAATTGAAGGAGAATCAGAACCTTACCAGGTAATTGGTGTGGTTGAAAATTACCATCAGCAATCGCTGAATAAAGCATATACGCCGATAATGATGATCATGTATAACAGCATCGGATGGCTATCACCAAAATATTTATCTGTTAAAATATCGGGAGCCGATGTTGCTTCCGCTTCGGAAAAAGTAACCGGAATCTGGAATCAGTTCTTCCCGGATTCAACTTTTGATTATTTCTTTTCCGATCAGTTTTACGAAGCTCAGTATTCACTTGATCGGAAGTTTGCTACCATCTTTGGGCTTTTTGCGCTGATGGCCATTTTTATTGCGTGTTTGGGCTTGTGGGCACTGGCCCTGTTTGCCGGATTAATACGCAAAAAGGAAATGGGTGTCCGGAAGGCTTTGGGAGCATCAACGCCGAGTTTGTTTTATAATCTTTCAAGCGAGTTTATCTATCTAACATTATATTCAGCAATTTTAGGCATTCCTTTAGCCTTTTTTATAATGAATGAATGGCTGAAATCTTACGCATTCCGGACGGAAATGAATTGGTGGTTTTTTGCCTTACCAATTGTAGTGCTCGTGTTAATCGCCTCCTTAACAATTAGTTATCAAACGCTAAAAACAGCACATTCGAGTGCGGTGGAAAGTTTGAAGTATGAATAA